The Terriglobia bacterium genome contains a region encoding:
- a CDS encoding PAS domain S-box protein, with product MKAQDRELLFRTFFESSPDAIFIEDMAGNVLDCNPAAAALHGITREDIIGKNVSELVPPERRNEIITLSTQPKADFEGFSFTVDGRSVPVSIRTSRIEYLGQPAMLLHVRDITERKRFEEELRRSNDELELRVQNRTAALARANDILRDEIAERNRSEDARRRLEEEVQAVYKMEAVGRLAGGVAHDFNNLLTVISGRCEVLLGRVSNTHPMRPDLLLIYDAAQKAASVTRQLLAFGRKQVLQPKILNLNRVVKNMDQMLRSLISDNIELKWDLADDLWSVEADKGQIEQVLMNLVVNALDAMTGGGTLRIETANINLTTPPGSSAEFEGGNYVMLAVQDTGRGMDAETLSHIFEPFFTTKDRSKGTGLGLSTAYGIIQQSG from the coding sequence ATGAAGGCGCAGGACCGCGAGCTGCTTTTTCGCACGTTTTTCGAGAGTTCTCCCGACGCCATCTTTATCGAGGACATGGCCGGGAATGTGCTCGACTGTAATCCGGCCGCGGCCGCGCTGCACGGAATAACGCGCGAAGACATCATCGGGAAAAACGTCTCCGAATTAGTCCCTCCCGAGCGGCGCAACGAAATCATCACGCTCAGCACCCAGCCGAAGGCCGACTTCGAAGGATTCAGTTTCACGGTCGACGGCCGGTCTGTTCCGGTTTCGATCCGCACCAGCCGCATTGAGTATCTTGGCCAACCGGCGATGCTCCTGCACGTCCGGGACATCACCGAGCGCAAGAGGTTCGAAGAAGAGCTCCGCCGCTCCAATGACGAACTCGAACTGCGGGTACAAAACCGGACGGCGGCGCTGGCCCGGGCCAACGACATCCTGCGCGACGAAATTGCCGAACGAAACCGCTCTGAAGACGCGCGCAGGCGCCTTGAAGAAGAAGTCCAGGCGGTGTACAAAATGGAAGCCGTGGGACGGCTGGCCGGTGGCGTAGCGCACGATTTCAACAACCTTCTGACGGTCATCAGCGGTCGCTGCGAGGTCTTGCTCGGCCGCGTCAGTAACACCCATCCGATGCGGCCGGACCTGCTGTTGATCTATGATGCGGCGCAAAAAGCCGCATCGGTCACCCGACAACTCCTGGCCTTCGGACGCAAACAGGTACTGCAGCCGAAAATCCTCAATCTCAACCGCGTTGTCAAGAACATGGACCAGATGCTTCGATCTCTCATCAGCGATAACATCGAACTGAAGTGGGATCTTGCGGATGACCTGTGGAGCGTCGAGGCCGATAAAGGACAAATCGAACAGGTCCTGATGAATCTTGTCGTCAATGCGCTCGACGCCATGACGGGTGGCGGCACGCTTCGCATAGAAACGGCAAACATCAATCTTACGACACCGCCTGGGAGCAGCGCAGAGTTCGAAGGCGGCAACTATGTAATGCTTGCGGTCCAGGATACGGGGCGTGGAATGGACGCGGAGACTCTGTCTCACATTTTCGAACCGTTCTTCACAACGAAAGACAGGTCGAAAGGCACCGGGCTGGGGCTATCCACGGCTTACGGGATCATTCAGCAGAGCGGCG
- a CDS encoding DNA-formamidopyrimidine glycosylase family protein has product MPELPDVLLYIDALKPRILHQTLEGVRLASPFVVRSVTPPISVLHNRTVAGIRRLGKQIVLEFDGNLFLVIHLMIAGRFQWKDRGAKIPGKLGLASFDFPSGTLLLTEAGSKKRASLYLVEGEKHLDAFNRGALEVLGSPLEAFQEPLTRENHTLKRALTDPRLFSGIGNAYSDEILHRARLSPMKLTQKLSGEEITRLHSAVQTTLSEWIERLRLEAGNGFPAKVTAFRPEMAVHGRYGKPCPVCGSPIQRIVYAENECNYCATCQTEGRLLADRALSRLLKEDWPRSLDEWDSHFEKRK; this is encoded by the coding sequence ATGCCTGAACTGCCGGATGTGCTGCTTTATATCGACGCCCTGAAGCCTCGAATACTCCATCAGACGCTGGAAGGCGTCCGGCTGGCCAGTCCCTTCGTGGTGAGGTCTGTCACGCCGCCGATTTCCGTTCTACACAACAGGACTGTCGCGGGCATCCGCCGCCTGGGAAAACAGATTGTCCTGGAGTTCGATGGAAATCTGTTCCTTGTGATTCACCTCATGATCGCGGGGCGATTTCAATGGAAAGATCGCGGCGCGAAGATCCCTGGGAAACTGGGACTGGCGTCATTCGACTTCCCTTCCGGTACCCTTCTGCTGACGGAGGCCGGATCGAAGAAAAGAGCGTCGCTTTATCTCGTCGAAGGCGAAAAGCACCTCGATGCGTTCAATCGCGGCGCTCTCGAGGTGCTCGGTTCCCCACTCGAGGCTTTCCAGGAGCCGCTGACTCGCGAGAACCATACATTGAAGCGGGCTCTGACCGATCCGCGCCTGTTCTCCGGTATCGGCAATGCATACTCCGACGAAATCCTGCATCGCGCCCGCCTCTCGCCCATGAAGCTGACACAGAAATTGAGCGGCGAGGAAATCACGCGGCTGCACAGTGCGGTGCAAACGACACTATCGGAATGGATCGAAAGACTGAGGCTTGAGGCCGGCAACGGATTTCCAGCCAAAGTCACGGCGTTCCGGCCGGAAATGGCCGTCCACGGGCGCTACGGAAAGCCGTGCCCCGTGTGCGGCTCCCCCATCCAGCGCATCGTCTACGCAGAAAACGAATGCAACTACTGCGCCACCTGCCAGACTGAAGGCCGCCTTCTCGCCGACCGCGCACTCTCCCGCCTGTTGAAGGAAGACTGGCCGCGCAGCCTGGATGAATGGGACAGCCACTTTGAAAAAAGGAAATAA